The nucleotide window GGGAATCCAAGGCCGCGGTGGTCTTTATCACCGATGGACAGGAGGCGCCACCCGTTGCGCCGTCCGACACGACCATTCGCGGTATTGCGCGAGGGCAGGCCGATGGCTGGATCGTCGGAGTAGGCGGCGATCAACCGGCGCCGATTCCGCACACCAATGCGCAAGGCGTACGCATCGGCTTCTGGCGTGCTGATGAAGTGATTCAGTCGGTGCCATCGCGAAGTGGCGCCGGCGCTGGCGGGCACGAGGAACTGTCGGCATTGCGCGAGCCTTATCTTCGCGCGCTGGCGGCGCACGCGGGATTCGGTTATCAGCGGCTGGACGATTTCAAGTCGCTATCGGCGGCAATGGCCGATCCTAAACTGGGTCGGCGCATGCAGGCCGCGACGGATTTCCGCTGGTGCCCGGCGCTCGTCGCGCTGCTGCTGCTCGTTTTATATTTTCTTCCACGACGGAAGCGAGAGAGCGGCTTCACGAAACATTAGAGCGCGCTTAGGGCCGAATGCTTACTTGGCCGAATGACCGGGTCGAACGCGCTGGATCGCGGTGGGACTCGTGCCGTACTGTTTCTTGAAGACCCTGCTGAAGTGGGCCGCGCTTACAAATCCGCATTGCCACGCGATGTCGCTAATGCGAACGCGATTATCCCCATTCGTGAGGATCTTGTTCGCTCTCGCAAGCCGTTGCTGCAACAGGTAACGCATGACGGAAGATCCGTCGCGTTCGAAGAGCTTGGTTAGATAGCGCCTTGAAACACCCATTGCGGCGGCAACGAAGTCGATGTCGATCTGTTCGTTCGCTACGTTGCGCTCGATAAAGCGCTTGGCTTGCCTGAGCAGGGCATCTGAGCTCGTGACGCGTTTCGGCGCCGCCAGGTCATCGGTGATGATTTCCATCAGGTCGGTCAGGTGCTCCGCAACGAGCCGTGCACCGTACGAACTGCACTGTTCACCGTAAGCCGCCGCCCCTGCGATCAGAGACTTCAGCAACGCGACGTCAGGCGACGCAGCATCGGCCACGAACATCTCACGGCTCGACAGAACCTTTCCTCGCGTTTCGAGCGAAGCCTTCGATACGCGAAGGATCATGCCGCGCGAGTCCGCACGCGCGGTCTGCGTGTACTTGATGCTGCCGTCGAAGAGCAGCAGCGAGCCTTCGCCGAGTTCGACGCGGTTGCCATCCTGTTCGATCTCGATCGTCCCGCTCTCGATCAGGAACAACAGCAGCGTATTCTTTCGCCAGCCGTCGAGTCCGGGGCCGGGCATCCATGTCCACTGTTGACCGGACAGTTCCGCGGCCTCGAAACGAAGATCGCCCATGTACCAGGACGCGGTCAGAAGTTCGCGCGTGACCCCTTTCTCGAACTGGCACTCCATGCTCCAGTTCTTTCTTACGAGATCACACCACTCGCTTTCGGTCTTGGCTGACTTATCCTGGGTTGCCTGTTTGACGAAATGCATCATGCTACGTACCTGACAACTCAACTAAAGCTGCGTTGCACGACCGCTGCGTCGAGGCGTTCATGTGGCGCCTCATGTGCCGCCGCTCGCTGTAAGAGCCGTGTTACGGCATCGCGGCAAGCGACGTCGGTCTGGAATTTGGACAAGGCCGTCAAACAGTTAGAAACGGCTTCGCCGCCTAACTGTGCGACGAGCACGCTATCCGACGAAAGGCGCTGTGAAAGCCTGACTGCTGCCGATCGGCAGGCAGGATCGTCTTCCATATCGCCAAGCGACGTAAGGCAATTGACTACATGCTTGGCGCTAAGACGGTTGCATATCGAAGAATCCGTTGCAAGCCGCCGCGACAATTGACCCGCCGCTGTACGGCACGTTTTATCGGTATGCAACTTTGCGAGCGTGTACAGGCACACGGCAACATGCCGGCCATTCAGATTGTGTCGCAACGGACCGTCTTCGACAACGCGCGTTGCGAGTCGAACGATAGCGCGCTGACAAGCGGAGTCTAAAGCCCATTCGCCTAAAGCGCTGAGGCAATTTGCGAGGCGAACTCCATTCAACTGTTTTACGACCGTTTCATCGGTAACAATACGGGAGGCGAGCCGCCTTCCCGCAAAGAAAACGGCTTCATTACCGTGCCATTTACCAAGCGCATACAAAGCGTTGGCAATTGCATGGCCGTTCATGCGCGACAGCAACCTGTCGTTCGTCACGATCTGTTTCGCGAGATAGGCTCCCGCCTTTACGCTGTTTTCGTGATCCGGCCATTTGCTTAATGCATTTAGACAAATGCCGATTTCGTGTCCGCTCAAATCGTTCCAAAGTGGCGAATCAGATGAAATGCGTGCCGCGAGGTATATGCCTGAAGCGCGACAAATCGGCTCCTTGTCCCACTTGCACAACGCGTTCAGACATTCGATGACGTCGGGCGCATCAAGCGTCAGACGCAAAGTCTTATCGCCGGCAAGTCGCATCGACAAACGCAAAGCCGCTCGGCGGCATGCCTCTTCTTTGTGCCATTTGCCAAAAGCGGTCAGGCAGTCTGCGATCTGAGCGCCGCTCAATGAATCGCAAAGGCGGCTGTCTATTTCGATGCGTGCGGCGAGTCGGACAGCGGCCGCCTGGAACACCTCATCGTCCCACTTCGCTAGTGCGATCAGGCACGACGCGAACTCGCGACTAGTGAGCTTGTTGCGCAGTGCACCGTCCGACGCCAATGTTTCTGCAAAGCTTGCAGCGATTTTCTGATTGGCTTTTTCGTGGTTACGTTCGTTTAACGAAGCCAGTAATAAATGGAAATCTGAGGCGCTGTCCTTGTGTGCGGCGAAGATATCTGAAGCGTTTGCGATAGATATTCTTTCGTTATCCAAATTCTTGGATCGAAGGAGACTTTCGACTCCTTTCATATCTATTTCTCCCTTTAGGTCCATTGGGCGAAGCTATCTTGGGCCAACGGCTAGCCGGGAGTTTGACTATGCGACGACTTTCTTTTGTCTTTGCGGGCATGGGCGGCCTTTGCTTCTCAAGCATGGTGCGCCCTTGCCGTCAACGCAGGCTAAGGTGGCCAGCAATGCATAAGCGCTTCCGCCGACGTCAACGTTGTCAACGATCAGACTACCCTTCTACGGAGTACCGCATGTCTCTTTTTATTAACGACAATATTTCCTCGCTGGTCGCGCAGCAGAACCTGAACACGTCGAACTCATTGCTCGATCAGTCGATCCAGCGTCTGTCATCGGGTAAGCGCATCAACAGCGCGGCGGACGATCCTGCTGGTCTTGCGATTTCCACCACGCTGCAAACGCAGATCCAGGGTTTGAATCAGGGCGTGCAAAACGCTAACGATGGCGTGTCGCTGACGCAGACGGCTTCCACCGGTCTGACGCAAATCGTCACCGCGCTGCAGACGATCCGCTCGCTCGCCAACGAAGCACAGGGCGGTACGCTGACGACGGCGAACCAGCAGGCGCTGCAGCAGGAAGTGTCGCAGGAGATCGCCGAAGTGAACCGGATCTCCAA belongs to Paraburkholderia sp. SOS3 and includes:
- a CDS encoding MxaL protein codes for the protein MNIGTGGRPGVVRRYALLGAAALLLVAAVWMPPIARTRYISSYIVTFDITQSMDTEDVTLNGRPVSRLTFAKTAMQHALQRLPCGSHVGWSVFTGTRSLLLFVPVEVCAHYDALLSSLDQIGGQMRWANSSVIAQGGLYSAVHAASEGESKAAVVFITDGQEAPPVAPSDTTIRGIARGQADGWIVGVGGDQPAPIPHTNAQGVRIGFWRADEVIQSVPSRSGAGAGGHEELSALREPYLRALAAHAGFGYQRLDDFKSLSAAMADPKLGRRMQAATDFRWCPALVALLLLVLYFLPRRKRESGFTKH
- a CDS encoding helix-turn-helix domain-containing protein, with protein sequence MMHFVKQATQDKSAKTESEWCDLVRKNWSMECQFEKGVTRELLTASWYMGDLRFEAAELSGQQWTWMPGPGLDGWRKNTLLLFLIESGTIEIEQDGNRVELGEGSLLLFDGSIKYTQTARADSRGMILRVSKASLETRGKVLSSREMFVADAASPDVALLKSLIAGAAAYGEQCSSYGARLVAEHLTDLMEIITDDLAAPKRVTSSDALLRQAKRFIERNVANEQIDIDFVAAAMGVSRRYLTKLFERDGSSVMRYLLQQRLARANKILTNGDNRVRISDIAWQCGFVSAAHFSRVFKKQYGTSPTAIQRVRPGHSAK